One region of Moraxella sp. ZY210820 genomic DNA includes:
- a CDS encoding mechanosensitive ion channel family protein yields MANNISQEISQDLTNTFQGMLKSFSSERIVEILLAVILVFIGFLLARFISNTFVKTIGLKLNAHQNLVWRRLIFYAIFLFFVIAGLKEAGFNLSLFLGAAGILTVALGFASQTSASNLISGMFLIGEGAFEVGDTIQITYIRGHTLEGKVISIDLMSVKLLTLDNIYIRLPNEQLIRSPVLNLSKFPIRRLPITLYIDFKEDLSKVRKILLDVGRQYHLALEEPKPTVAVTAFKETSLELLFCVWCRQENFTLVRDEVQEKVCDAFVQHQIRFAVQKIQVLNDTDLNADINES; encoded by the coding sequence ATGGCAAATAATATTTCTCAAGAGATTAGCCAAGATTTAACCAATACTTTTCAAGGTATGCTCAAAAGTTTTAGCAGTGAGCGTATAGTAGAAATTTTACTTGCGGTGATTTTGGTTTTTATAGGTTTTTTATTAGCTCGTTTTATTTCCAATACTTTTGTTAAAACCATTGGCTTAAAGCTCAATGCCCATCAAAATTTGGTATGGCGACGTTTAATTTTTTATGCGATTTTCCTATTTTTTGTGATTGCAGGTTTAAAAGAAGCAGGTTTTAATTTAAGTTTATTTTTAGGTGCGGCGGGTATTTTGACGGTGGCATTGGGTTTTGCATCGCAAACATCAGCCAGTAACTTGATTAGTGGTATGTTTTTAATTGGCGAAGGGGCATTTGAAGTGGGCGATACCATTCAAATTACCTATATTCGTGGGCATACTTTAGAAGGTAAAGTGATTTCGATTGATTTAATGTCGGTGAAATTATTAACTTTAGATAATATTTATATTCGACTGCCAAATGAGCAACTTATTCGTTCACCTGTATTGAATTTATCCAAATTTCCAATACGCCGTTTACCGATTACGCTCTATATTGATTTTAAAGAAGATTTAAGTAAAGTGCGTAAAATATTATTGGACGTAGGTCGTCAATATCATTTGGCTTTAGAAGAGCCTAAACCAACAGTTGCGGTTACAGCATTTAAAGAAACATCGCTTGAATTATTATTTTGTGTATGGTGTCGTCAAGAAAACTTTACTTTGGTGCGAGATGAAGTGCAAGAAAAAGTATGCGATGCTTTTGTGCAACATCAAATTCGTTTTGCGGTACAAAAAATTCAAGTGCTTAATGATACTGATTTAAACGCAGATATCAATGAAAGCTAA